The Helicobacteraceae bacterium DNA window TTTATAGTGGTTATATACCGCGATCGCGAAGGTTTTTTTCGCCTCCTCCTGCCCTATCACATAGCCGTCTAAAATCTCTTTAAGAGCCTTTGGGCTGAACTCGGCAATATCCATCGCCTTGATTTTCGCCAGCTCGCCGTCGCTCAAAATACGATACGCGCTTGTAACGCAGGTTTTACATATTTTTGCGGAACTGCCCGTTAAAATCGGGTTTTCCTCCGTTTCGCTCGCGCCGCAAAAATCGCATATTTTCATCGTCATTTATATTTCCTCTTCTTGGGCGTCGGCTCGCGGAACGCCGCGTTTGCTCGACGCGATAAATTCGCAAAACAATCTAGCCTCGTCGCTTAGCTCGCCTCGCGCAAGCGCGTTTTGCGCCGCCGTCTTGGGAGATATGCGCGCTCTGAACGTCTCTTTGTATATCGGCTTTAGCGCGTCGATTATTTCGCGCGAAAAATGCCTGCGAAGCCCCGTCAAATTCAGCGCTTTAATTTTAGCGCGATTGCCTTCCGCCAACGTAAACGGCGGAATATCTTGACTTACCGCGCTCGCGCCGGCGACCATAGCGTATGCGCCTATGCGCGTAAATTGGTGCGCCGCGCTCATGCCGCCGATCACGGCGTAATCGCCGATCTCCACGTGCCCCGCGAGAGCTACGAAGTTGGCGATGATGCAACCGTTTCCGATCTTATTAT harbors:
- the lpxA gene encoding acyl-ACP--UDP-N-acetylglucosamine O-acyltransferase yields the protein MPNIHPTAIIEEGALVAETAVIGAYAFIGKEVKIGEKTAIGHGTHIEGKTAIGANCKISPLVSIGTPPQDLKYSGEPTSLIIGDRVTIREFCQINIGTAGGGGVTRIENDCLLMGHVHVAHDNKIGNGCIIANFVALAGHVEIGDYAVIGGMSAAHQFTRIGAYAMVAGASAVSQDIPPFTLAEGNRAKIKALNLTGLRRHFSREIIDALKPIYKETFRARISPKTAAQNALARGELSDEARLFCEFIASSKRGVPRADAQEEEI